In the Deltaproteobacteria bacterium genome, one interval contains:
- the glgP gene encoding alpha-glucan family phosphorylase, translating into MTIDLSDVATIAYFSMDVAADSAIPTYSGGLGVLAGDMLRSAADLAIPMVAISLLHRKGYFEQRLDARGNQLESPSKWQPEKYLTPLDARVSLPLEGRAVQIRAWQYDFVGITGHVVPLLFLDTDLEENNSLDRGFTDFLYGGDERYRLCQEAILGLGGVAMLRALGYAGVRVFHMNEGHSALATLALMEERAQAQKHIRFTDIEIEAVRRQCAFTTHTPVPAGHDCFTRELVGRVLGVDRSAALRQLGVMNGSLNMTELALKLSGFVNGVSMRHGEVSRAMFPSYEIDAITNGVHAATWTAAPMAALFDRRLPEWRRDNCFLRYAIGIPAGEIRRAHDLAKKELLAQVRWLTGTALVEKVFTIGFARRATGYKRGDLLFTDLEKLKKIAKQSGPLQLIYAGKAHPRDNGGKAIIRRIFEAAAALADDVRVVYLENYDMALGKLLCSGVDIWLNTPLRPQEASGTSGMKAALNGVPSFSVLDGWWIEGHIEGVTGWSIGDANTAENDSLAEAASLYEKLAARILPLYYKEPDKFAQVMRSAIALNGSFFNTQRMISQYLRNAYQSASDDAAQRLD; encoded by the coding sequence ATGACTATTGATTTGTCTGACGTGGCAACCATCGCCTATTTTTCCATGGACGTAGCGGCCGATTCGGCGATTCCGACGTACAGCGGCGGCTTAGGGGTTTTAGCCGGTGACATGTTGCGCTCGGCGGCGGATTTGGCGATCCCCATGGTGGCGATCTCGCTGCTCCACCGCAAAGGCTATTTCGAGCAGCGCCTCGACGCCCGCGGCAATCAGCTCGAAAGTCCGTCTAAGTGGCAGCCGGAGAAATATCTCACCCCGCTCGACGCGCGGGTATCGTTGCCCCTCGAAGGGCGTGCGGTGCAGATCCGTGCTTGGCAGTACGACTTCGTCGGTATCACCGGACATGTCGTGCCGCTGCTTTTTTTGGACACCGATCTGGAAGAAAATAACTCTCTCGATCGCGGCTTCACCGATTTTCTTTACGGCGGCGATGAACGCTATCGATTATGCCAAGAGGCGATTTTAGGTTTGGGCGGCGTCGCCATGCTGCGCGCCTTGGGCTACGCCGGTGTGCGCGTGTTTCACATGAACGAAGGCCATTCCGCGTTAGCGACGCTTGCTTTAATGGAGGAGCGGGCACAAGCGCAAAAGCACATTCGCTTTACGGACATCGAAATCGAAGCGGTCCGACGACAATGCGCCTTTACCACGCATACGCCAGTGCCCGCGGGCCATGATTGTTTCACTCGCGAGTTGGTGGGTCGGGTTCTCGGCGTCGATCGCTCCGCGGCCTTGCGCCAATTGGGTGTCATGAACGGTTCGCTCAACATGACTGAGTTGGCACTCAAGCTTTCGGGTTTCGTCAACGGCGTGTCGATGCGCCATGGCGAGGTCTCCCGGGCGATGTTTCCGAGCTATGAGATTGACGCGATCACCAATGGCGTGCACGCGGCCACTTGGACCGCGGCGCCGATGGCGGCGTTGTTCGATCGTCGTCTTCCCGAGTGGCGCCGCGACAATTGTTTTCTGCGCTACGCCATCGGTATCCCGGCTGGGGAAATTCGCCGCGCCCATGATTTGGCGAAAAAGGAATTGCTCGCGCAGGTGCGCTGGCTCACCGGCACGGCGCTGGTCGAGAAAGTTTTCACCATCGGCTTTGCCCGGCGCGCCACCGGTTACAAACGGGGCGATTTGCTATTCACGGATTTGGAAAAACTCAAGAAGATCGCCAAGCAGTCCGGGCCGCTGCAATTGATCTACGCCGGCAAAGCCCATCCACGCGACAACGGCGGCAAGGCGATCATCCGGCGCATTTTCGAAGCCGCCGCGGCCCTCGCTGACGATGTCCGTGTGGTCTATTTGGAAAACTACGATATGGCCCTCGGCAAACTGCTCTGTTCCGGCGTCGACATCTGGCTCAACACGCCGCTGCGCCCCCAAGAAGCGTCCGGCACCAGCGGCATGAAAGCGGCGCTCAACGGTGTGCCGAGCTTCAGCGTGCTCGACGGCTGGTGGATCGAAGGCCATATCGAAGGCGTCACCGGCTGGTCCATCGGCGATGCCAATACTGCGGAGAACGATTCCCTCGCCGAAGCTGCTTCGCTCTACGAAAAACTAGCAGCACGCATCTTGCCGCTCTATTACAAAGAGCCCGACAAATTCGCCCAAGTCATGCGCTCGGCGATCGCCCTCAACGGTTCTTTTTTCAACACCCAGCGGATGATTTCGCAGTATTTAAGAAACGCCTATCAGTCGGCGAGCGACGATGCGGCGCAGCGCTTGGATTAG
- the mltG gene encoding endolytic transglycosylase MltG: MRTVLASVAIAAIVALLGAALMFHNIHYSVPALGAQPAEVRVERGDSLSTVSRKLREQKIITNSLFFSLWARFNGSEKKLHQGLYRFDSGVTAREVLERLVSGKGIFQSVTIPEGFTVREIAQLLDKMQIADGQKFLTEAANPSLLANLGLQGKGIEGYLFPSTYHFTPATAEREIVITMAEQFRKVSQPLLAEAKGTSSMTAHGILTLASIIEKETGVEAERPLVSAVFHNRLNRQMPLQSDPTVIYGIKDFNGNLTKKDLQEATPYNTYRIPALPPGPICNPSVASIKAALHPAAVPYLYFVSKNDGSHLFSETMEAHNRAVKTFQPVRHGPPTSAKMTARH; encoded by the coding sequence GTGAGAACCGTACTTGCCAGCGTCGCCATTGCCGCCATCGTCGCCTTGCTGGGCGCCGCGTTGATGTTCCACAACATTCACTACTCGGTTCCGGCCCTCGGCGCGCAGCCAGCAGAGGTGCGCGTCGAGCGGGGCGATTCTTTGTCTACGGTATCGCGCAAGCTGCGCGAGCAGAAGATCATCACCAACAGTTTGTTTTTCTCCCTTTGGGCGCGCTTCAATGGCTCGGAAAAAAAACTGCATCAGGGGCTCTATCGTTTCGATAGCGGCGTGACGGCGCGGGAAGTGCTTGAGCGTTTGGTCAGTGGCAAGGGAATTTTTCAAAGCGTGACGATTCCCGAGGGCTTTACGGTTCGAGAGATTGCCCAACTGCTGGACAAGATGCAGATCGCCGATGGCCAAAAGTTTCTCACCGAAGCTGCCAATCCGAGTTTGCTGGCGAACTTGGGTTTACAGGGCAAAGGGATCGAAGGCTATCTGTTCCCGAGCACTTATCACTTCACCCCGGCGACGGCGGAACGGGAAATAGTGATCACCATGGCCGAGCAGTTTCGCAAGGTGTCGCAACCGCTGTTGGCCGAGGCTAAGGGTACATCGTCGATGACCGCCCATGGGATTCTCACCTTGGCGTCGATCATCGAGAAAGAAACTGGTGTCGAGGCTGAGCGGCCGTTGGTCTCCGCGGTTTTTCACAACCGGCTCAACCGGCAAATGCCTTTGCAAAGCGATCCCACGGTGATCTACGGCATCAAAGATTTCAACGGCAACTTGACCAAGAAAGATTTGCAGGAGGCGACGCCTTATAACACATACCGGATTCCGGCGTTGCCGCCGGGACCGATTTGCAATCCCAGCGTGGCCTCGATCAAAGCGGCGCTCCATCCGGCCGCTGTGCCGTATCTCTACTTCGTGTCTAAGAACGACGGCAGTCATTTGTTTTCCGAAACCATGGAAGCGCACAACCGCGCCGTCAAAACTTTTCAACCGGTGCGTCATGGGCCGCCGACAAGCGCTAAAATGACCGCGCGCCATTGA